The segment ACATTTACTtgctgaattaaaatgatatgtaataaattgtttgtaaacaataaaTGTTGATTTGAATggtgaataattaagaacTTATATTGTAACTAATCCAATCAAAATGTGTACAAATAACGCGAATAATATTGCAAACATTGCTCTGCTGTTGGCATAGCCcccaataaattacaaattgaaatacttaATACAAAACAGCTGCTACGGTTTAAGGtaatttcattctgatttcTCTTATGTGTATCTattaaactcaattatttaataccaGATGAAGGTTGAAGAGCACATATGATGTGGAGAAAAACAccccaatattttaatttgaagataaattgacgctctcacattatcagctgatattgtaaacatcaaacttaaaaattaattttaaattggcacaattaaattataatattttattaattacctaATGatagctattaattaattaataagacACCCATGTTGCGGGAAGGGGGGAAGGGAAAGCAgccagatgcaaattttgccGCCATATGGTGGGAGCCGACACACCCCTTATCAAACATCAGTTTTAAAGGCgcgcaatatttaaattatttgaatactcATTCCATATGACTGCGGAAAaccgccatttttcaaatgttttcttatttaaccgatatttatgaaaaaatcggtgagaaatgcttaaaaaatcgttttttaagCCTTAAAAATAGCCATAACCGGTTTCGGTTCGTCCGGCAGCCATTTTTTGATCTGGAAATATCAtcgttgatatatcaaattctgatattttttcgctGATATATCAGtgatattgatatttcaaatatcatatcaaataTCGATAAtcgatattgtttttttcacaaagtcCCAACCCTACAGCAAAGAATGAATTGCTTAATCAGCGCTTGCGCCACCACATACCATGAATCAAAGTTACCGCGAGgggaaaagtaatttttggtttggctcctctttctttattttgatatacataatttaatggcctaaaacgttaaaaaaatagaagcgTGAGATAATTTCAATGGCAgctatttattcaaatttaaatttcaaataacaatGCCAACaagaaaatgagcaaaagAGATTTTTCTCTATAATACATTcaaactctttaattaattttcgatctttaaatttgtctCTAATTATAGCATAATTCATAAACGAAcctcatttaatatttttatttttggcccaCAATGATAAATACACtccagacaaaatatttttccttattaattCACACAATCCACCCATCTTGCTGGACAAAAACGAAGATGAGACACAATCACAAATAATGCTCTTCGATTATTCGAGCGATATCGTCAGCAACCCCGGCCAGGCCGACATTCTGCATGTTCATCAAGATGGCCACGCAGATTCCTCTGGGCGGGGTACTTCTGGAGCAGTCTTTGATATCCCTGTCCACGGGCTTGATCAGCAAAACGCTACTGGCCCCAACAGCGGCACCAGTGTGGAAGGCAGAGAAGGGCTGCACGTCGCCGCCTCCAGTTGTCCCATACTCGGCCACAAAAGGCACCACCTGCCAGCCCAGTCCGTAACCATTTTCTCGGTACCTAACAAGAGTAAGTAAGCAagcacaattaaattcaatccatggttaaattaaaattgttgttggTGGTTTCACCTTTGGCTCTTGTTCTTTTGCTTGGTCACTGGCACGACGGTCCACATTTCACGGACCGTTTCAGGGTTGAGAAAGCCTGGCGGCAGACCAGGAACGCTAATTTTTTGATCTGTAGCGGACGTTTCAGTCATGCTTGGCTGCCACTGATAGGAATAGAGCATTGCGTTGCCGAATTTGAGCAGGTCCCCTACTGTTGAGACGAAACCACCTCCAGCCCACTTGTACGAGTTGTCTGAGTAAGGGACATTTGCAAGGCGGCCGTTTTTCTTGGTCAGGTAATAGCTGCCAAGTGAGATTAATTGATGAATAGTTCTACATCCACTTTGAACCTACTTTGCCCTGTTGTAAATAATTGGTTCTGGCTCGTCCAGCCTGGTTTTGTGCAAGCCTAATTGGCTGAAGAACTTCTTGGCGTGTTTCGTGAACTCTTCCTTGCTGGCGCCTTCCACCACCGCACTAACCAGAGTCCAACCGTGAGTCGTGTAAAGGTATTCAGTTCCGGGCTTGGAAAGAAGTTCGTCCCCATCGAACAGTTTTAGAGCCTTCTCAACAGACTCAAACCTCTCCTTGTTGTACACCTCCTTCTCTCTGGTGCTCTTTTCCTTCTTGGACTCCGGCTCGGACAGCTCATTTTCCGACTGTTCCCCTTTTTTCACGTAATGCCTGATGCCTCCAATGTGACTAAGTATCATTCTTGTTGTAATGTCCACCTtgggaaatcattttttaattctgatctttttaaatcaagaatTAAGCACCTTTTCGCCGTTGAAGgatttttttgggaaactAGGCACGTACTCTTGGACCGGTTTGTCGATATCCAGTTTACCGTCCTGCCACAGTTTCGCCACCATGGCCATTGTCATGCTTTTGCTAATGCTGGCGATTCTCATCACGGTTTCTTCGTGGCACAATGTTCGCGTCTCAACATTCGCCAATCCAATTCCTACGTACAAAAGAGCATTAATTAAGGGTTTTACACGTAACATTTACAATTTCAcatcagaaaaaaaaaattaaaatacataccTAACCATTGACGCAACAGATTTTCAgagttaattttgaatcatcTTTTTCCAAACATACCTTCTTTCCAAACGACTTTCCCGTCGACGCTGACTCCAATGACAACCCCAGGAGCGCCGACCTCGCATTTAATCTTCAAAAGAGCATCCCTGGCCTTTTCCTTGGCCAACTCCAATTTTCGACTGGCATTTTTTGACGGCGTTTTTTCGTACGGCGAGGCGCAATCGGCAAAGACAGGCCGGAAATCGTTCCCTTTGGTGGGCTCACTGTAAAAGTTGGCAAGGACAGCGGCCGAACCGGCGGCCACCGTGACTAGCAATCTCGTGTGGTTCATCTCTCGACTGGGGATAtctcaaatttccatttctcCATAAAAGTCACAAGATGACGGTGTGAAACCGTGAGTGTGAAAGCTGCTGGTTAAGAAGAACGCGACAACGCGAACGCGTCTTGTCTGTAAACAAATATCAGCTGACTTCGTATGTTCTTATTCTATTTTATGCCAAAGTAGTTCTTCTTTTTGCCACCGCAAGTAGTGACGAACTTTAAAGCACTGCCGCGCTGCTATAAGAATTTTTTCGCaatatgaagaaaattataaattttatttaattgagcTTGAGCATCGCATAATTTGTACATTATTAACGTATTAATTTtctggcattttaattttctattttattcttcaaataatacaaaacTTAAAgcattagttaaaattataatttttctaggCTGATCgaagtttattcaaaattaaattgcaatcattgcaagttagatggaattggAATTGATTATCAATAATCCAGCATTAAAAAcatacattttgtatttttttaatttttcactaattttctgttctgtagaaaaaatttaaattaataaaaaatattcaaaacaattaaaaaaagttggaaatttaaCGCCAAATAACACTCAGTCACAAGAAGTAgtccttaattattttcaagaggATCATAGTGTGTTTTCGGGAgacttttaagggtaattgtcaattttaccgactttatttctccatcctgaattttacatatgttgttaggggtgtttcatagtgtgtaacctgaaattttgagcaaaaaattcgggggcttttttgggaaatcacgattttcgaaaacggaaaatttcacagagtaaatccgaaatatcaaggtatcttcggtccagattggaatttcgatgtggttttttcacctccacacgtaactttttgagtagaacaaatttgccattggtcaaaaatttgtaagtcaaaggtcaaggtcacaaatttgcgtgcaaaatgttcaattaaaaatatcgcaaaatacgccccctcggatttttttcatgaaaacgtaaaaaatgtagccctgaatttgtagaatcgaatagtgaagagaaatcgatggagactctgatagatcgcgagatattttgaatttaaggattcgtgtgtcgcgcgtccggcacgacgacaatatcatccggcgattttactttcgtaatttacgtcgaaattttatatgtaacccacatgttatgcatatgattacctagaaaaataagcgagctttccagtggtgtgcttacattttgttttggtttcaaacgtctcaagaaatagcggcgcgcgaaaagaaaatacagatttttcaaatattgatttttttacaaatctcaaatctcgggttctaaccatcagaattgcaaaaactacccaccgttggactcgtctcgaccttccctgaccagctgaaaggtt is part of the Cloeon dipterum chromosome 1, ieCloDipt1.1, whole genome shotgun sequence genome and harbors:
- the LOC135948340 gene encoding serine beta-lactamase-like protein LACTB, mitochondrial encodes the protein MNHTRLLVTVAAGSAAVLANFYSEPTKGNDFRPVFADCASPYEKTPSKNASRKLELAKEKARDALLKIKCEVGAPGVVIGVSVDGKVVWKEGIGLANVETRTLCHEETVMRIASISKSMTMAMVAKLWQDGKLDIDKPVQEYVPSFPKKSFNGEKVDITTRMILSHIGGIRHYVKKGEQSENELSEPESKKEKSTREKEVYNKERFESVEKALKLFDGDELLSKPGTEYLYTTHGWTLVSAVVEGASKEEFTKHAKKFFSQLGLHKTRLDEPEPIIYNRANYYLTKKNGRLANVPYSDNSYKWAGGGFVSTVGDLLKFGNAMLYSYQWQPSMTETSATDQKISVPGLPPGFLNPETVREMWTVVPVTKQKNKSQRYRENGYGLGWQVVPFVAEYGTTGGGDVQPFSAFHTGAAVGASSVLLIKPVDRDIKDCSRSTPPRGICVAILMNMQNVGLAGVADDIARIIEEHYL